The genomic interval CTACACCGGGGTGCACTATCCGAGTGATGTGCTGGCGGGTGCGGCGCTCGGCGTAGGGGCCGCGTTCGCGCTGCGCGGGGTCGTGCCCACCCGGGGCCAGCTGCCCGCTCCCGGCCGCCCGCCGGGCGAGGCCCCGGCGCTGCCCGCCGGGAAGGGCCTCGTCGTGGTGGTGAACCAGGAGTCGGGCACGGCCACCGCGACCGCGTCGCTGGTGCGCGAGGCGCTGCCCGCGGCGGAGGTGGTGGCGGTGCCGCCGGAGGAGCTGTCGGCCGCGATGGAGAAGGCGGCGGGGCGGGGACGGGCGCTGGGCGTCTGCGGAGGCGACGGCACGGTGAATCTGGCGGCCTCCGTGGCGGCGACGCACGGGATGCCGCTGGCGGTCTTCCCCGGCGGGACGCTGAACCACTTCGCCTACGACCTGGGCATCGAGACCGTCCACGACACCGCCGCCGCCCTCGCCGCGGGCGATGCCATCCGGGTGGACCTCGGCCGCTTCCGGCCGGGGCCCAAGGGTGCGGACGGGGCGGACGGGTATTTCCTCAACGCCTTCTCGCTGGGCGCCTATCCGGAACTGGTACGGACCCGGGAACACTGGTCGCCGCGGATCGGCGGCTGGCCGGCCGGCGTGCTCGCGGCCTTCCACGTGCTGCGTGGCCGACAGCCGCTGGAGGCCGAACTCCAGGGACGCAGGCGGCCGTTGTGGCTGCTCTTCGTCGGCAACGGACTCTTCCAGCGGGTGGGCCCCGCTCCGGGGCGCCGCCACAACCTGGCGGACGGGCTGCTGGACGTCCGGGTGGTGCACGGCGGCCGGACACCCGGGTTGCGTCTGCTGGCGGCGGCGGTGGCGGGACCGCTGACCCGCTCCCCCGCCCATGCCGCCGTGCGGCGGCGGCGGATGCGGATCGGCGGCCTCGCGCCGGGGACTCCGTACGCGTACGACGGTGAAGTGGCCCACTCCGGAACGGAACTGACGATCGACAAGCTGCCGGAGGCACTGACCGTCTACTGCCCGATGCCGATCTGACCACCCAGGCCCCCCTCCGGACGGGACCAGGTCGGCCCCTCGGGCAGCGCCCACCGGCCCCACCACCATGTCGTCCGCATAGCAAGACGCCTATCTCATCATTCGACATGGCGGCGTACGGTGGTTCCTGTCGCCGCGCCCGTCGGCGCGAGGTTTCGGGAAGGGAAGCAACGCCATGCCGAAGGAGACCGCCGTGTACACGCACGGCCACCACGAGTCGGTCCTGCGCTCGCACCGCTGGCGTACCGCCGCCAACTCGGCGGCGTACCTCCTCGGCGAACTCCGCCCCGGTCTGGCCGTGCTGGACGTCGGCTGCGGCCCCGGGACCATCACCGCCGATCTGGCCGCGCTGGTCGCCCCGGGGCGGGTCACCGCGGTGGACACCACCGAGGACATCCTCGGCCAGGCCGCCGCGGTGGCCGCCGAACGGGGCCTGCACAACGTCGCGTTCGCGGTGGCCGACGTCCACGCCCTGGACTTCCCCGACGACTCGTTCGACGTGGTCCACGCCCATCAGGTGCTCCAGCACGTGGGCGACCCCGTCCAGGCCCTGCGTGAGATGCGGCGCGTCTGCCGTCCCGGCGGGGTGGTCGCGGCGCGGGACAGCGACTACGCGGCGATGACCTGGTATCCGGAGACCCCCGGCCTCGGCGAGTGGCTGGAGGTTTACGGCCGGGTGGCCCGCGGCAACGGCGGCGAGCCCGACGCCGGCCGCAGGCTCCTCTCCTGGGCGCGGCAAGCCGGATTCACCGACATCACCCCCACCGCGGCCGCCTGGTGCTTCGCCACCCCGGAGAGCCGCGCCTGGTGGAGCGGCCTGTGGGCGGACCGTACGACGGACTCGGTCTACGCCGAGCTGGCGGTACGGGGCGGGCACGCGAGCGCCGAGCAGCTCACGGCCATCGCCGGGGCGTGGCGCTCCTGGGGCGAGGAGGGCGACGGCTGGTTCATGGTCCCGCACGGCGAGGTGCTCTGCCGGGCGTGAGGTGAGCATGCGCCGGGCGTGAGGTGAGGAGTGGCCGGCGTGAGGTGAGGAGTGGCCGGCGTGGGGTGAGGCGGTGCGGTACGGGGCGAAGAGGGGGATCCGGCCCGCCCGGAACCGATCACACCGGTGGCGGCCGCCAACTA from Streptomyces sp. CA-278952 carries:
- a CDS encoding bifunctional phosphatase PAP2/diacylglycerol kinase family protein; protein product: MSSPRTSPATVNTTAPAVARLRGWLQERDLAVFRSVADRHWPGADPLLPKLSRSANHGLLWFGAAAGIAALGSSARSRRAALRGVASLAVASVAINTVGKGAVRRERPIADLVPVVRQLKRQPITTSFPSGHAASAAAFATGVALESKGWGAVVAPVALAVAASRVYTGVHYPSDVLAGAALGVGAAFALRGVVPTRGQLPAPGRPPGEAPALPAGKGLVVVVNQESGTATATASLVREALPAAEVVAVPPEELSAAMEKAAGRGRALGVCGGDGTVNLAASVAATHGMPLAVFPGGTLNHFAYDLGIETVHDTAAALAAGDAIRVDLGRFRPGPKGADGADGYFLNAFSLGAYPELVRTREHWSPRIGGWPAGVLAAFHVLRGRQPLEAELQGRRRPLWLLFVGNGLFQRVGPAPGRRHNLADGLLDVRVVHGGRTPGLRLLAAAVAGPLTRSPAHAAVRRRRMRIGGLAPGTPYAYDGEVAHSGTELTIDKLPEALTVYCPMPI
- a CDS encoding class I SAM-dependent methyltransferase, which gives rise to MPKETAVYTHGHHESVLRSHRWRTAANSAAYLLGELRPGLAVLDVGCGPGTITADLAALVAPGRVTAVDTTEDILGQAAAVAAERGLHNVAFAVADVHALDFPDDSFDVVHAHQVLQHVGDPVQALREMRRVCRPGGVVAARDSDYAAMTWYPETPGLGEWLEVYGRVARGNGGEPDAGRRLLSWARQAGFTDITPTAAAWCFATPESRAWWSGLWADRTTDSVYAELAVRGGHASAEQLTAIAGAWRSWGEEGDGWFMVPHGEVLCRA